A genomic segment from Lasioglossum baleicum chromosome 5, iyLasBale1, whole genome shotgun sequence encodes:
- the LOC143209029 gene encoding uncharacterized protein LOC143209029, translated as MVESMAVNGKWQHGSGRQWQTYRALESQVLSFIVVINVNNCVEQFMVNNREMSNTKEFFLTVTQRIFSNWTALKMAVEHGMGTKEEAIDFCPYMTEVIYMNENLNSSEIANELEDYMDEHFNTELQDDSAMQVAGELLRFFHYCCQNNETMAVAELEKLPPLQSWLVTGEPMRRRQNSSVIASDSSEDEEEASEDVQMADEWTEVKSRRKK; from the exons ATGGTTGAATCGATGGCAGTCAATGGCAAATGGCAGCATGGCAGTGGCAGACAGTGGCAGACTTATCGTGCGCTGGAAAGTCAAGTGTTAAGTTTTATTGTTGTTATTAATGTTAACAATTGCGTTGAACAGTTTATGGTGAATAACAGAGAAATGTCAAACACAAAGGAATTCTTTCTTACCGTTACACAACGAATTTTTAGTAACTGGACTGCGTTGAAG atGGCAGTTGAACATGGAATGGGTACAAAGGAGGAAGCGATAGATTTTTGCCCTTACATGACAGAAGTAATATATATGAATG AGAACTTAAATAGCAGTGAAATCGCTAATGAATTGGAGGATTATATGGATGAACACTTTAATACTGAACTGCAAGACGATAGTGCTATGCAAGTTGCAGGGGAGCTTCTGAGGTTTTTCCATTACTGTTGTCAAAATAATGAAACTATGGCAGTGGCAGAGCTCGAAAAGTTACCGCCGCTTCAATCGTGGCTTGTTACTGGTGAACCCATGAGAAGGAGGCAAAACTCCTCTGTAATTGCAAGTGATAGTtcggaagatgaagaagaagcaTCCGAAGATGTGCAAATGGCAGATGAGTGGACAGAAGTGAAATCTAGACGGAAAAAATAA
- the Mettl3 gene encoding methyltransferase like 3, protein MSDAFEEIQAIKIKRNSLREKLQKRKRERHELFTLTSATPVSSTLTNESSLANDSTGHAQRADHSEYERDVLCILHESLPNLPITSAELIDQLRKNLNADVSSTDIHKILEKLAAQDIVKIKEVTENEVFGYTVLSVTESQSSYQSQSDDTENPESAETSASELNDYGPAEKQSKLDKKNTEDIMSLISMPTIREKENKKVGEQILDLLSKQTSKEKSLAERFRSQGGAQVMEFCPHGTRVDCVKLNGGPGFSEKCKKLHFKKIIQSHTDESLGDCSFLNTCFHMDTCKYVHYEVDGPTTQPKEPNDTDNASSATVNKVLTLDSKNGGGVACPTTSVSLGSELTLYPPQWIQCDLRYLDMTVLGKFAVIMADPPWDIHMELPYGTMSDDEMRQLGIPALQDEGLLFLWVTGRAMELGRECLQLWGYERVDEIIWVKTNQLQRIIRTGRTGHWLNHGKEHCLVGMKGNPRINRGLDSDVIVAEVRATSHKPDEIYGIIERMSPGTKKIELFGRPHNVQPNWITLGNQVDGVHLIDPQLIKAFKKRYPDGNSMKPTKP, encoded by the exons ATGTCAGACGCCTTTGAGGAAATTCAAGCCATTAAAATAAAGAGGAACAGTCTAAGGGAGAAACTACAGAAGAGGAAGCGCGAGAGACATGAATTATTTACTCTTACTTCGGCTACGCCAGTATCATCCACCTTGACAAATGAATCATCGCTCGCCAATg ATTCAACTGGACATGCACAACGAGCAGATCATAGTGAATACGAGAGAGACGTTTTGTGCATTCTGCACGAATCATTGCCCAATTTGCCTATTACATCTGCCGAATTGATAGATCAGCTTCGTAAGAACCTAAACGCAGATGTGTCCTCGAcagatatccataaaattttggAGAAACTGGCAGCTCAAGATATTGTTAA GATCAAAGAGGTAACGGAGAACGAGGTTTTTGGATACACAGTGTTATCAGTGACAGAATCCCAATCATCTTATCAGTCTCAATCCGACGATACAGAGAATCCGGAGAGCGCAGAAACGTCTGCATCCGAATTAAATGATTACGGGCCTGCAGAAAAGCAATCGAAACTGGATAAAAAGAATACAGAGGATATAATGTCCCTGATTTCAATGCCCACGATTAGGGAGAAGGAAAATAAAAAGGTTGGAGAGCaaattttagatttattatCAAAGCAAACGTCTAAGGAGAAATCATTAGCTGAACGGTTTCGATCCCAAGGAGGAGCTCAGGTCATGGAATTCTGTCCTCATGGTACACGAGTAGATTGCGTTAAGTTAAACGGTGGCCCAGGATTTTCAGAGAAATGCAAAAAGCTTCACTTCAAAAAGATCATTCAAAGTCACACAGATGAATCGTTAGGTGACTGCAGTTTCCTCAATACTTGTTTTCACATGGACACGTGCAA GTACGTTCACTATGAAGTAGACGGACCAACAACTCAACCGAAAGAACCAAACGACACAGATAACGCGAGCAGCGCGACAGTAAATAAAGTTTTAACGTTAGATAGTAAAAATGGTGGTGGCGTTGCTTGCCCAACTACTAGTGTATCCCTAGGCAGCGAATTGACTCTTTATCCGCCACAATGGATACAGTGTGATTTACGTTACCTCGATATGACCGTGCTCGGTAAATTTGCTGTGATAATGGCTGACCCGCCGTGGGATATTCACATGGAGTTACCGTATGGTACTATGTCGGACGACGAAATGAGACAATTAGGTATACCCGCCCTTCAAGACGAGGGTCTTCTATTTCTATGGGTAACAGGAAGAGCGATGGAACTTGGTAGAGAGTGTTTGCAGTTATGGGGATACGAAAGAGTGGACGAAATAATTTGGGTAAAAACGAATCAATTGCAAAGGATAATAAGAACAGGCAGAACAGGACACTGGTTGAATCACGGTAAAGAGCATTGTCTGGTTGGCATGAAAGGGAATCCAAGAATTAATAGAGGACTGGATAGCGATGTTATCGTAGCCGAAGTTCGGGCTACCAGCCACAAGCCTGATGAGATTTATGGAATTATTGAACGTATGAGCCCGGGGacgaaaaaaattgaattattcGGACGACCACATAATGTTCAACCTAATTGGATAACTCTGGGTAATCAAGTGGACGGTGTTCACTTGATCGACCCACAACTGATAAAAGCTTTCAAAAAGCGATATCCAGATGGAAACTCGATGAAACCGACGAAACCGTAA
- the LOC143209025 gene encoding rho guanine nucleotide exchange factor 3 isoform X2 has translation MDISIESDLGKKKKRRRITEVASSIFSSSTLSNKQSNILHTSFTIQPSATDLSFVDNEADTETLKRKNKKNIENTNSLTLRSWVLDVSKISTKDRQNCALSRKEIKRQEAIYELYCGENVLIGDLCVLKDFYYEPLLPTGIFTSEELLTLFGGVTDLIKIHTRLRDELIELRDQYGYTDTIGSTILNWTSTLTEPYLERCRTQIWAKHLLDEKRLTNKRFQSFLRKRLESTHSNDLWTYIDVARSRIVKYPLLVKEILRHTPASHSDQTSLKEAYNMLSKLLNDIDRIMGNAECKLAQSKIHAKLEYDPSKCIENATELITEGPLKDARGMKFQCFLFDTGLAIARRQRPINKRYNLSSPVVLKEQICTSKNEPLTNCEIKIGDHVFTTEDEHGKKHWIDSLNKVCKLRIDLVESNIDTNEKENRQTLTPVKKNQSARSTLTKISETNFLTLKRNFLRPKRDSIGFT, from the exons ATGGATATATCCATAGAATCCGACttaggaaagaagaaaaagagaagaagaattACCGAAGTGGCCAGCAGTATTTTTTCCTCGTCCACCTTAAGCAATAAACAATCAAATATTCTTCATACATCATTCACAATACAACCGAGTGCAACAGATTTATCGTTTGTAGATAATGAAGCAGACACAGAGACGCTAAAAAGAAA GAATAAAAAGAATATCGAGAACACTAACAGTCTGACACTTCGAAGTTGGGTACTGGACGTTTCAAAGATAAGCACCAAAGATAGACAGAACTGTGCTTTAAGTAGAAAAGAGATAAAAAGACAAGAAGCAATTTATGAACTGTATTGTGGAGAAAATGTGCTCATTGGAGACCTATGTGTTctcaaagatttttactatgAACCACTGTTACCTACCGGTATTTTCACTTCCGAGGAATTGCTTACTCTTTTCGGAGGTGTGACAGACCTCATTAAAATACATACTAGACTGAGAGATGAACTGATTGAATTAAGAGATCAATATGGGTATACAGATACTATTGGTTCTACAATATTAAATTGG actTCTACTTTAACAGAACCTTATCTGGAAAGATGCAGAACACAGATATGGGCCAAGCATTTATTGGATGAGAAAAGACTGACGAACAAACGCTTTCAATCTTTTCTGAGAAAACGTTTGGAGTCTACACATTCTAATGATTTGTGGACATACATAGATGTAGCACGGTCAAGGATTGTTAAATATCCTTTGCTGGTTAAAGAAATATTGAGACACACTCCAGCATCTCATTCGGATCAAACATCTTTAAAAGAGGCGTACAATATGTTATCCAAATTATTAAATGATATAGACAGAATCATGGGTAACGCAGAATGCAAATTGGCTCAATCAAAGATTCATGCGAAATTAGAATACGATCCTTCAAAATGTATCGAAAATGCAACAGAACTTATTACCGAGGGCCCACTTAAAGACGCGCGTGGCATG AAATTTCAGTGTTTCCTTTTTGACACGGGTCTTGCAATAGCTCGAAGGCAGAGACCTATAAATAAAAGGTACAACTTATCTTCTCCCGTTGTGCTCAAGGAACAAATCTGTACGAGTAAAAACGAGCCCCTTacaaattgtgaaataaaaattggtgaTCACGTATTCACAACCGAAGATGAGCACGGGAAAAAACATTGGATTGATTCACTGAACAAAGTTTGCAAACTCAGAATCGATTTAGTAGAAAGCAATATTgatactaatgaaaaagaaaatcgaCAAACTTTGACTCCAGTGAAAAAAAATCAATCTGCCAGGTCTACATTGACTAAGATAAGCGAAACTAACTTTCTCACGTTAAAGAGAAACTTTTTGAGACCAAAACGTGACAGTATTGGTTTTACTTAA
- the LOC143209025 gene encoding neuroepithelial cell-transforming gene 1 protein isoform X1, producing the protein MDEDSNNTIKDSFPEPRKKFWLRSRKRPKSDAISISSMDISIESDLGKKKKRRRITEVASSIFSSSTLSNKQSNILHTSFTIQPSATDLSFVDNEADTETLKRKNKKNIENTNSLTLRSWVLDVSKISTKDRQNCALSRKEIKRQEAIYELYCGENVLIGDLCVLKDFYYEPLLPTGIFTSEELLTLFGGVTDLIKIHTRLRDELIELRDQYGYTDTIGSTILNWTSTLTEPYLERCRTQIWAKHLLDEKRLTNKRFQSFLRKRLESTHSNDLWTYIDVARSRIVKYPLLVKEILRHTPASHSDQTSLKEAYNMLSKLLNDIDRIMGNAECKLAQSKIHAKLEYDPSKCIENATELITEGPLKDARGMKFQCFLFDTGLAIARRQRPINKRYNLSSPVVLKEQICTSKNEPLTNCEIKIGDHVFTTEDEHGKKHWIDSLNKVCKLRIDLVESNIDTNEKENRQTLTPVKKNQSARSTLTKISETNFLTLKRNFLRPKRDSIGFT; encoded by the exons ATGGACGAAGATAGCAATAATACAATCAAAGACAGTTTCCCGGAGCCACGGAAAAAATTCTGGCTG CGATCGAGAAAACGTCCGAAAAGTGATGCCATCAGTATCAGTTCGATGGATATATCCATAGAATCCGACttaggaaagaagaaaaagagaagaagaattACCGAAGTGGCCAGCAGTATTTTTTCCTCGTCCACCTTAAGCAATAAACAATCAAATATTCTTCATACATCATTCACAATACAACCGAGTGCAACAGATTTATCGTTTGTAGATAATGAAGCAGACACAGAGACGCTAAAAAGAAA GAATAAAAAGAATATCGAGAACACTAACAGTCTGACACTTCGAAGTTGGGTACTGGACGTTTCAAAGATAAGCACCAAAGATAGACAGAACTGTGCTTTAAGTAGAAAAGAGATAAAAAGACAAGAAGCAATTTATGAACTGTATTGTGGAGAAAATGTGCTCATTGGAGACCTATGTGTTctcaaagatttttactatgAACCACTGTTACCTACCGGTATTTTCACTTCCGAGGAATTGCTTACTCTTTTCGGAGGTGTGACAGACCTCATTAAAATACATACTAGACTGAGAGATGAACTGATTGAATTAAGAGATCAATATGGGTATACAGATACTATTGGTTCTACAATATTAAATTGG actTCTACTTTAACAGAACCTTATCTGGAAAGATGCAGAACACAGATATGGGCCAAGCATTTATTGGATGAGAAAAGACTGACGAACAAACGCTTTCAATCTTTTCTGAGAAAACGTTTGGAGTCTACACATTCTAATGATTTGTGGACATACATAGATGTAGCACGGTCAAGGATTGTTAAATATCCTTTGCTGGTTAAAGAAATATTGAGACACACTCCAGCATCTCATTCGGATCAAACATCTTTAAAAGAGGCGTACAATATGTTATCCAAATTATTAAATGATATAGACAGAATCATGGGTAACGCAGAATGCAAATTGGCTCAATCAAAGATTCATGCGAAATTAGAATACGATCCTTCAAAATGTATCGAAAATGCAACAGAACTTATTACCGAGGGCCCACTTAAAGACGCGCGTGGCATG AAATTTCAGTGTTTCCTTTTTGACACGGGTCTTGCAATAGCTCGAAGGCAGAGACCTATAAATAAAAGGTACAACTTATCTTCTCCCGTTGTGCTCAAGGAACAAATCTGTACGAGTAAAAACGAGCCCCTTacaaattgtgaaataaaaattggtgaTCACGTATTCACAACCGAAGATGAGCACGGGAAAAAACATTGGATTGATTCACTGAACAAAGTTTGCAAACTCAGAATCGATTTAGTAGAAAGCAATATTgatactaatgaaaaagaaaatcgaCAAACTTTGACTCCAGTGAAAAAAAATCAATCTGCCAGGTCTACATTGACTAAGATAAGCGAAACTAACTTTCTCACGTTAAAGAGAAACTTTTTGAGACCAAAACGTGACAGTATTGGTTTTACTTAA
- the LOC143209028 gene encoding RNA exonuclease 4, which produces MDTKNKKNSLCITPHTERNASGRNWELFKNIAANSSPPEIDTSGKENVEKKSISCCRKSQKKHKFKPKVDTTQQLIGETKASKNKKELTKLVAMDCEMVGIGDGTESMLARVSIVNSQEDCIYDKYVKPREPVRDYRTQVSGIRPEDLKNGQEFHIVQREVAEILRGRTLIGHGLKYDLNVLYLSHPRRHLRDTSRFKLFKQLSDGRTPSLKKLAFELLGREIQTGEHSSVEDARAAMQLYLLYKNKWESEFYSKR; this is translated from the coding sequence ATGGAcacgaaaaacaaaaaaaattctcTTTGTATCACACCGCATACAGAGCGGAATGCTTCGGGTCGCAATtgggaattatttaaaaatatagctGCCAACTCGTCGCCACCGGAGATAGACACGTCCGGCAaagaaaatgttgagaaaaagtCGATCTCCTGTTGTCGAAAGTCCCAGAAAAAGCATAAGTTCAAACCAAAAGTGGATACTACGCAACAATTGATTGGAGAGACAAAAGcaagcaaaaataaaaaggaactgACAAAGCTTGTAGCAATGGATTGCGAGATGGTAGGCATAGGAGATGGCACAGAGAGTATGCTAGCTAGAGTCTCCATTGTAAATAGCCAAGAAGActgcatttacgacaaatatGTTAAGCCCAGAGAGCCTGTTCGAGACTATAGAACTCAAGTGAGCGGTATCCGCCCGGAAGATCTTAAAAATGGACAAGAGTTTCACATTGTTCAGAGAGAAGTAGCAGAGATTTTAAGGGGACGTACTCTAATTGGACACGGTCTGAAATATGATTTAAATGTGTTGTATTTATCTCATCCAAGAAGACACTTAAGAGACACTTCTAGGTTTAAACTGTTCAAACAATTGTCGGATGGAAGAACACCTAGCTTAAAGAAACTCGCCTTCGAATTATTAGGTAGAGAAATACAAACTGGAGAACATAGCTCGGTAGAGGATGCACGAGCTGCAATGCAACTGTATTTACTATATAAGAATAAATGGGAGTCTGAGTTCTATTCCAAACGATAG
- the LOC143209026 gene encoding senecionine N-oxygenase, producing MKIAVIGAGSAGLAALRHCTSGTFDCEVVCYEKTEQVGGTWVYREETGLDKYGLPIHTSMYNNLRTNLPKEVMGYPDYPAPDVPESYLTRTQILNFLNSYCDHFKLRQYIRFLHNVELLEPSNGDRKWSIKAKDLQKNIVTNESFDAVMVCNGHYFEPSVPKLKGHDLFQGRQLHSHDYRSPDIFSAKTVLVIGAGPSGMDLALDISRKATRVILSHHSKDPIGTVFPGNVIQKPDVKELTENTVIFKDGSSEALDVVFYCTGYKYSFPFMSEKCGIRVDNNMVTPLWKQLVSTENTSLALIGLPFYVCAFSMFDLQVRFLLKFWSGQRDFPSKADMLREEKEELEKKLKQGLGKRHFHMMGYEQGDYYDDLARTAGVTPLPPVLTKLHNESSMRFLDNLTHYRESRYKIIDDYNFIQL from the exons ATGAAAATCGCTGTGATCGGTGCTGGATCCGCAGGTCTGGCGGCTCTGCGACATTGCACTTCCGGTACGTTCGATTGTGAAGTGGTTTGTTACGAGAAAACGGAACAGGTCGGAGGAACATGGGTTTACAGGGAAGAGACAGGCCTGGATAAGTATGGCTTGCCGATACACACTAGCATGTACAACAACTTGAG AACAAATCTACCGAAGGAAGTGATGGGATATCCCGATTACCCGGCGCCCGATGTTCCCGAAAGTTACCTGACCCGAACGCAAATACTGAACTTCCTGAACTCCTACTGCGATCATTTCAAGCTTCGCCAGTATATCCGG TTTCTGCACAATGTGGAGTTACTGGAGCCGTCGAACGGGGACCGGAAGTGGTCGATCAAGGCGAAGGATCTACAGAAGAATATTGTCACGAACGAGTCCTTCGACGCCGTTATGGTATGCAACGGCCATTACTTCGAGCCCAGTGTTCCGAAGTTGAAAGGCCACGATCTTTTCCAAGGACGACAGTTGCACAGCCACGACTACAGGAGTCCGGACATATTCAGTGCTAAAACTGTCCTCGTTATTGGCGCCGGTCCTTCCG GCATGGACTTAGCCTTGGATATATCGAGGAAAGCGACCCGTGTCATTTTGAGTCATCACTCGAAAGACCCGATAGGTACCGTGTTCCCCGGGAATGTTATCCAG AAACCAGACGTGAAAGAGCTCACTGAAAATACCGTGATCTTCAAGGATGGCTCCAGTGAAGCCCTGGATGTAGTTTTCTATTGTACAG GATACAAGTATAGTTTTCCTTTTATGAGCGAGAAGTGTGGAATACGCGTGGATAATAACATGGTCACTCCACTTTGGAAGCAACTTGTGTCCACCGAGAACACGTCCCTTGCTCTGATCGGTCTTCCGTTTTATGTGTGTGCCTTCAGTATGTTCGATTTACAG GTTCGATTTCTCTTGAAATTCTGGAGCGGACAGAGAGACTTCCCTTCAAAGGCAGACATGTTGCGGGAAGAGAAGGAGGAATTGGAGAAAAAATTGAAACAGGGTCTCGGGAAGAGGCATTTCCACATGATGGGATACGAGCAGGGCGATTATTACGATGATCTCGCAAGAACTGCGGGGGTAACACCCTTGCCACCTGTTCTCACGAAGCTGCACAATGAAAGCAGCATGCGCTTCTTGGACAACTTGACGCATTACAGAGAGAGCAGATATAAGATCATCGACGATTATAATTTCATTCAGCTATGA